CATCGTGAGCGCAGGGGATGGAGCCTACGTGGCCATCCACTTGATCTCCGACCTGCGGGGAGAGCCCTACAAGGACCACGCCACGTGATGCCCTTTTTCGCCACATCGGTAAGGGCCTAAATGGTGCGGGCTAAGTACCCGCACGCAAAGGTTGCCCCACCGGCCAAAGCCAAAGCGGCGTGCTCACGGCCTCTTTGGGGCCCCCGTCGTGGCGCAAGCCACGACGGGGTACTTAGGGATTGGCCGGGCCCCCTACTCTGGCAAAACCAGGGTGGAGCAGCGCTAGACTGGCCTACCCGCCATCATGAAGCTCGCCGTCATACCCCCGTCCACCACCAGAATGGCCCCGGTGATGAAGCTCGCTTTTTCCGAAGCTAGGAAAACCACTGCCTCCGCCACTTCCTCGGGCTGGCCCAGCCTCCTCAGGGCGTGAAGGTCCTCCCAGTCCCGGCGGGTCCTCTCCGGATCCTCGGAAAGGGCGATGGCCTCCAGTACCGCCTCCGTGGCGATGGCCCCCGGGGCCACGGCATTCACCCGGATGCCCAAGGGGGCCAGGTCCAAAGCCAAGGAACGGGTGAGGTTGACCAGCCCTCCCTTGGAAGCGTTGTAGGCAGCATTCTCCTGCTCGGCGAAGAGGCCCTGGACGCTGGCCACGTTCACGATGGCCCCCCCGCCTACCTTGGCCATCTCCCTGGCCGCCAGGGCGGAGAGGTGCATGGGAGCGGTGAGGTTCACCTCCAAAACCCTTCGCCACTCGGGGAGTTTTACGGTAAGGGCCGAACCTGGGGCGCTGGTGGCGGCGTTGTTCACCAACACGTCCACCCGCCCCAAGGCGTGAGCCGCCTCCTCCACGAAACGCACCCGGTCCCTTTCCTCGGCCAGGTCCGCCTGCACGAAGAAGCCTCCGATCTCCTCCGCCACCCCCCGCCCCTCGGGATGCAGATCGCAAAGGGCCACCAGGGCCCCTTCCCGAGCGAAGGCCCGGGCGATGGCCCGGCCGATGCCCCGGGCCGCTCCCGTGACCAAGACTCCCTTTCCCTCAAAAAGCCCCATGGCCTTAGCTTACGAGGCCCGGATCCAAGGCTGCGGCCACCTTTTCCTTGGGCAGGCTTCCCTGGACCACCTCTTTTCCCCCGCCCTTAGCCCCAAGGGCCTTAAGCCTTTCCAAAACCTCCTGCCGGCCGGGGCCCAAGGTGGCAAAGCGACCCTCGAGGGAAAGGAGCAAAAAGGTCTTCTCGCTCCAGGAAAGAAGCCTTTTGGCCAGGTCCCCCAGGACGGAAGCCGGCACCAGGAGCACCCTCTCCTCGAGGGCCCGGGGCAGGAGGGCCTCCACCAAAGCCTCTTTGAGCTCCAAGTTCTCGCCCTTAAGGGCGTATACCTCCTCCTGAAGGCGGCGCACGGGTCTTTCCAGCTCCAGGGGGCTGGTGGAGAAGGAAAGGGCCAGGCGGGAAAGCAGGGCGTGCTTGGCGTGGTAGTCCTCCAAAGCCTCCCACCCCGCCAGGAAGTGCACCCGGGTCCCCCCCTTGTACCGCTCCCACTTGAGCACCTTGATGGGCCCCGCCTGGGCGCTGGTCTTGAGGTGGGTGCCCCCGCAGGCCGCCAGGTCGAAGTCCCCGATCCGCACCAGGCGCACCTGGCCCTGAACCTTCGGAGGCCGCCTCAAAGGGTAACGGGCAAGCTCCTCCTCAGAAACCCAAAAGGCCTCTATGGGGTAGTCCGCGTACACGGCGAAGTTGGCCAGGGCCTCCGCCTCCTGGAGCTTGGCCTCCGCCACTTCCTCCTTTAGGTCCACGGTGCAAATGGGCCCATCTAGGCTCACGGCCACCGTGTGGTACCCCCCGGCCCGGAGGAGGGCCTGGGAGAGGATGTGCTGGGCGGTGTGGCGCTGCATGTGGCGGAAGCGCCTATTCCAGTCGATCTCCCCTTCCACCTCCACCCCTTCGGGAATGGGGGCGGAGAGCACGTGGACCACGTCGCCAAAGGCCTTTTCCTCCTCGTAGGCGTGGAGGACCCGCACCTCGCCAAAGGGGCCCCGTAGAACCCCGGTGTCCGCAGGCTGGCCGCCGGATTCCGGGTAGAAAAGGGTCTCGGAA
The nucleotide sequence above comes from Thermus tengchongensis. Encoded proteins:
- a CDS encoding alanyl-tRNA editing protein; protein product: MRLYQLDSYATRFRAQVVRVWSDEKGHHAVLSETLFYPESGGQPADTGVLRGPFGEVRVLHAYEEEKAFGDVVHVLSAPIPEGVEVEGEIDWNRRFRHMQRHTAQHILSQALLRAGGYHTVAVSLDGPICTVDLKEEVAEAKLQEAEALANFAVYADYPIEAFWVSEEELARYPLRRPPKVQGQVRLVRIGDFDLAACGGTHLKTSAQAGPIKVLKWERYKGGTRVHFLAGWEALEDYHAKHALLSRLALSFSTSPLELERPVRRLQEEVYALKGENLELKEALVEALLPRALEERVLLVPASVLGDLAKRLLSWSEKTFLLLSLEGRFATLGPGRQEVLERLKALGAKGGGKEVVQGSLPKEKVAAALDPGLVS
- a CDS encoding SDR family NAD(P)-dependent oxidoreductase: MGLFEGKGVLVTGAARGIGRAIARAFAREGALVALCDLHPEGRGVAEEIGGFFVQADLAEERDRVRFVEEAAHALGRVDVLVNNAATSAPGSALTVKLPEWRRVLEVNLTAPMHLSALAAREMAKVGGGAIVNVASVQGLFAEQENAAYNASKGGLVNLTRSLALDLAPLGIRVNAVAPGAIATEAVLEAIALSEDPERTRRDWEDLHALRRLGQPEEVAEAVVFLASEKASFITGAILVVDGGMTASFMMAGRPV